Proteins from a single region of Flavobacterium sp. YJ01:
- a CDS encoding SusC/RagA family TonB-linked outer membrane protein — translation MNNFSFYKDRKALYCLIFTWLCMSFSSSFAANSKRHFYNILQQHQIEGTVTDGSSPLPGVTIAVKNKSNNTVISDYSGQFSISASPYDTLVVSFIGFKTALVPLLGRKKVAISLQYDSTTLQEVRVNAGYYSVKEKERTGSIVRIKAEDIEKQPINNPLAAMQGRMTGVNITQNTGVPGGGFNIQIRGLNSIRGDGNDPLYIVNGVPYSSQSLGDATVSASAISGVTNPLNNLNVSDIENIEVLKDADATAIYGSRGANGVVLITTKKGRSGETRFNLNAFTTVGKVARKMDLMQTSQYLSMRAEAFANDDITEYPEGAYDINGTWDQNRNMDWQKELIGGTSYIQSIQTSISGGNKNTQFLLSGTYHKETTVFPGDFHYGKGSINSSISHQSDDKRFSLNFSAAYSGDKNTLPGRDLTSRAYTLAPNAPELYNSDGSLNWENGTFINPLSFLNGTYLTTSQNLIANAVVSYNLFPGLQAKASIGYNDNRLSQNVTSPLSIYSPYDTSEHESTLFVSTGTGRSYIFEPQLSYQKELGDIDINFLVGTTFQSQKTAKLAQSAFGFASDALINSLAAANTVTVLNHEVTQYNYNALFGRLNINWHKKYIVNLTGRRDGSSRFGPDNRFANFGAVGAAWLFSNKDIIKEHNSIISFGKLRGSYGITGNDQIGDYQYLDTYKVSPYLYDGVVGLLPSRLYNPDFGWETNKKLELALELGFLKDNIFLSAAWFRNRSSNQLVGVPLPGTTGFSSIQSNFDATVENTGLELELRTNNLKGRDFSWTSTVNLTVPKNKLVSFPRLESSTYANQLVVGESLFIKKVFNYTGIDTQTGAYTFQDFNGDGQITYQDDRQTIVDTSPKYYGGLNNQLAYKNWSLDFLFQFVKQTGRNYLYTSALPGSFVNQPAAMANHFPQDGTTAVSQQYTTGQNSTLLEGHYNLIDSNAAYSDASFVRLKSLTLVYAIPSAWSKTFTGKVYLQGQNLLTITDFRGADPENQSASALPPLRQFTMGIQLGF, via the coding sequence ATGAATAATTTTTCATTTTACAAGGATAGGAAAGCTCTTTATTGCCTAATTTTTACCTGGCTTTGTATGTCTTTCTCATCCTCCTTCGCCGCAAATTCAAAACGGCATTTCTATAATATATTGCAACAACATCAGATAGAGGGCACTGTAACTGATGGAAGTTCTCCCTTGCCTGGTGTTACAATAGCAGTAAAAAACAAATCCAATAATACTGTAATATCTGATTACAGCGGACAGTTTTCCATTTCAGCTTCTCCTTATGATACTTTAGTTGTTTCATTCATCGGATTTAAAACAGCTTTAGTTCCTCTTTTGGGAAGAAAAAAAGTAGCCATTTCGCTCCAGTATGATTCTACCACTCTTCAGGAAGTTCGTGTCAATGCAGGCTATTATTCAGTTAAAGAAAAGGAGCGCACTGGGAGCATTGTTAGAATTAAAGCAGAAGATATTGAAAAACAGCCTATCAACAATCCATTAGCGGCAATGCAGGGACGAATGACGGGAGTAAACATCACTCAAAACACAGGAGTGCCTGGCGGCGGTTTTAATATTCAGATCCGAGGACTTAACAGTATCCGTGGAGATGGCAATGATCCTTTGTACATTGTAAACGGAGTTCCATATTCATCACAGTCGTTAGGAGATGCGACTGTTTCTGCATCCGCTATCTCGGGTGTTACAAATCCGCTGAACAATTTAAATGTATCGGACATAGAAAATATAGAGGTATTGAAAGATGCCGATGCGACAGCAATTTACGGTTCCCGCGGGGCAAACGGCGTGGTACTGATAACAACAAAAAAAGGCAGGTCAGGAGAAACACGTTTTAATTTAAATGCATTTACGACTGTCGGCAAAGTGGCAAGAAAAATGGATTTAATGCAGACCAGCCAGTATCTGTCAATGCGAGCAGAAGCTTTTGCTAATGATGACATCACTGAATATCCTGAAGGAGCTTACGATATTAACGGAACTTGGGATCAAAACCGGAATATGGACTGGCAGAAGGAATTAATCGGAGGCACATCCTACATTCAAAGTATTCAAACATCCATTTCAGGCGGTAATAAAAATACGCAATTCCTGTTAAGCGGCACTTATCACAAAGAAACAACGGTATTTCCAGGAGATTTTCATTATGGAAAGGGCTCTATAAACAGCAGTATTTCACACCAGTCCGATGATAAGCGCTTCAGCCTTAATTTTTCAGCCGCTTATTCCGGGGATAAAAATACACTGCCGGGCAGGGATTTGACCTCGCGGGCTTATACTCTTGCTCCAAACGCACCGGAGCTTTATAACAGTGACGGCAGTCTTAACTGGGAAAACGGCACATTCATCAATCCTTTGTCATTTCTTAACGGCACATACCTTACCACAAGCCAAAACCTTATTGCAAATGCAGTAGTGTCTTATAATCTTTTTCCGGGTCTTCAGGCTAAAGCCAGCATCGGATATAACGATAATAGGTTATCGCAAAACGTAACCAGCCCGCTGAGTATTTACAGCCCATATGATACAAGTGAACATGAATCAACGCTATTTGTGTCTACAGGTACTGGCAGATCCTATATTTTTGAACCGCAGTTAAGCTACCAAAAAGAATTGGGAGACATAGATATCAATTTCTTAGTGGGTACAACATTCCAGAGCCAAAAAACGGCGAAACTGGCACAATCTGCCTTTGGATTTGCAAGCGATGCCCTTATTAATAGTTTAGCTGCAGCCAATACGGTAACTGTTCTGAATCATGAGGTAACGCAGTACAATTACAATGCATTATTTGGAAGACTTAACATCAACTGGCACAAAAAATATATCGTGAACCTTACGGGCCGCCGTGATGGTTCAAGCCGTTTTGGCCCCGATAATCGTTTCGCTAATTTTGGTGCTGTTGGCGCAGCCTGGTTGTTCTCTAATAAAGACATTATCAAAGAGCATAATTCTATAATCAGCTTTGGGAAGCTTCGCGGGAGTTATGGAATTACTGGTAATGACCAGATTGGAGATTACCAGTATCTGGATACCTATAAAGTTTCTCCTTATCTGTATGACGGAGTGGTAGGACTTTTACCGTCGCGTCTTTACAATCCTGATTTCGGCTGGGAGACAAATAAAAAACTTGAACTCGCATTGGAACTCGGATTCTTAAAGGATAATATTTTTCTTTCTGCAGCTTGGTTCCGCAACCGCTCATCCAATCAATTGGTCGGGGTTCCGCTTCCCGGGACGACAGGGTTTTCTTCGATCCAGTCAAATTTTGACGCAACTGTGGAAAATACCGGTTTGGAACTGGAACTTCGCACGAACAATTTGAAAGGCAGGGATTTCTCATGGACAAGTACAGTAAACCTTACTGTACCAAAAAATAAACTCGTTTCTTTTCCAAGGCTTGAAAGTTCTACGTATGCTAACCAGCTTGTAGTAGGTGAATCACTTTTTATCAAGAAAGTTTTTAATTATACAGGAATTGATACTCAAACTGGAGCTTACACTTTTCAGGATTTTAACGGTGACGGACAAATAACCTATCAAGATGACCGCCAGACAATTGTAGATACTTCTCCAAAATACTATGGAGGGCTGAATAATCAGCTGGCATATAAAAATTGGTCTCTCGATTTTTTATTCCAGTTTGTAAAGCAGACCGGCAGGAATTATTTATACACGTCAGCCTTACCCGGTTCATTTGTAAATCAGCCTGCAGCTATGGCAAACCATTTCCCGCAGGACGGAACTACTGCAGTATCACAGCAGTACACTACCGGCCAGAATAGCACATTACTCGAAGGACATTATAATCTGATTGACAGCAATGCAGCATACAGTGATGCATCTTTTGTGAGACTAAAGAGTCTGACTCTTGTTTATGCAATACCATCAGCTTGGTCAAAAACTTTTACAGGAAAAGTATATCTGCAGGGACAAAATTTATTAACCATAACTGACTTTCGCGGAGCTGATCCTGAAAACCAGTCTGCTTCGGCGCTTCCACCATTGCGACAGTTTACAATGGGCATTCAGCTTGGCTTTTAA